From one Gracilibacillus salinarum genomic stretch:
- a CDS encoding class II aldolase/adducin family protein — translation MDKQLVKDLQRTGKFMMDKDLAWGTAGNISARHEDGYLISATGTYLGELEMEDFSYCVKGEHLDGKKPSKEFLMHEGIYQERPEINAVLHASPFYSTLIANSNLELPSNYFVESMYYLERITRIPFYNPGSKDLAIAVKEQAKEANVFLLENHGIIVCDVNLKEARTALQTLEYTAKMHITALEKNISMNGLSEETVYNFIHHSGYKPVRNWHK, via the coding sequence ATGGATAAACAACTAGTAAAAGATCTTCAGCGAACAGGAAAGTTTATGATGGATAAAGATTTAGCCTGGGGCACTGCCGGCAATATTAGTGCTAGACATGAGGATGGCTATCTCATATCTGCCACGGGAACCTATTTAGGCGAGTTAGAGATGGAGGATTTTTCTTATTGTGTAAAGGGAGAGCATCTGGATGGTAAAAAGCCATCAAAAGAATTCTTAATGCATGAAGGCATTTATCAAGAACGACCAGAAATTAATGCGGTATTGCATGCTTCACCTTTTTACAGTACATTAATAGCTAATTCGAACTTAGAGCTTCCTTCCAATTACTTTGTGGAATCTATGTATTATTTAGAGCGTATTACCAGAATTCCTTTTTATAACCCTGGCAGTAAAGATCTTGCTATAGCGGTAAAGGAACAAGCCAAAGAGGCAAATGTATTCTTATTAGAGAATCATGGGATAATCGTTTGTGATGTGAATTTAAAAGAAGCTCGTACGGCATTGCAAACGTTAGAGTATACGGCAAAAATGCATATAACAGCACTGGAAAAGAATATTTCGATGAATGGACTTAGTGAAGAGACGGTCTATAACTTCATTCATCATTCAGGGTATAAACCAGTTCGTAACTGGCATAAATAA
- a CDS encoding TRAP transporter large permease — protein MIFVLLLSLVILFLIGVPVAISLGLSSSLALLVAGDIPLLTLAQRAFVSLDSFPLLAIPLFILAGALMEYGGISQRLINLANAITGHVPGGLAIVTVVTTMFFAAISGSSVAATAALGAILIPAMTKRGYDKEVASGVQAVSGTLGIIIPPSIPLILYGTAVGASIGDLFIAGMVPGVIIGIGLIITVVILAKKRNYLKEQKKSGKEIWSAFIEAIPAIIMPVIILGGIYSGVFTATEAAGVAVAYAFLISIVFYKAINRDNIKEILTQASVTTSTIMFILATAGLFSWILTIENIPQQVASLITSFSDSPMVFLGIVVIVLLLVGMFMETNASIIILAPILVPVAVELGLDPVHFGIVMIVTLAIGMVTPPLGLNLFVVSKIGKVRIDHLTKGLIPFYIAILICLIIITFIPSVTMSLVNWLK, from the coding sequence ATGATATTTGTGTTGCTCCTATCATTAGTTATTTTATTTCTAATAGGTGTACCAGTGGCTATTTCATTAGGGCTATCGTCAAGTTTAGCGCTATTAGTGGCGGGGGACATTCCTTTGCTTACTTTAGCACAGCGAGCATTTGTGTCACTTGATTCATTTCCATTGTTAGCGATTCCGCTTTTTATTCTGGCAGGAGCGTTAATGGAATATGGAGGAATATCTCAGCGACTAATAAATCTGGCGAATGCAATTACAGGACATGTTCCAGGTGGATTAGCAATTGTAACGGTTGTAACAACGATGTTTTTTGCTGCTATATCTGGCTCGAGTGTTGCGGCAACAGCTGCACTTGGTGCGATTTTAATACCAGCTATGACGAAGCGTGGATATGATAAAGAGGTTGCATCTGGAGTTCAAGCCGTATCGGGAACGTTAGGTATCATCATTCCACCTAGTATTCCGTTGATTTTATATGGTACAGCTGTTGGTGCTTCTATTGGGGATTTGTTTATAGCTGGAATGGTGCCAGGTGTAATTATTGGAATCGGTCTTATTATTACCGTAGTTATACTAGCTAAAAAGCGAAATTATTTAAAAGAGCAGAAGAAATCAGGGAAAGAAATTTGGAGTGCATTTATAGAAGCAATACCTGCCATTATTATGCCTGTCATAATATTAGGTGGTATATACAGTGGTGTTTTTACCGCGACAGAAGCGGCAGGTGTAGCTGTTGCCTATGCATTTTTAATTAGTATAGTATTCTATAAAGCTATTAATAGAGATAATATTAAAGAAATATTAACACAGGCGTCTGTTACGACATCTACTATTATGTTTATTCTTGCTACAGCAGGCTTGTTTAGTTGGATTCTAACGATTGAGAATATACCGCAACAAGTTGCTAGTCTAATTACATCATTTTCAGATAGTCCAATGGTATTCTTAGGAATTGTCGTGATTGTTCTGCTATTAGTAGGGATGTTTATGGAGACAAATGCTTCTATTATTATCTTAGCTCCAATTCTTGTACCAGTTGCTGTAGAGCTTGGATTGGATCCCGTGCACTTTGGTATCGTAATGATTGTCACGCTAGCTATCGGAATGGTAACACCACCGCTTGGGCTAAATCTTTTTGTCGTATCGAAGATCGGAAAAGTGAGAATCGATCATCTAACGAAAGGTTTAATCCCATTCTATATTGCAATTCTCATATGTTTAATTATTATTACCTTTATTCCTTCTGTAACAATGAGTCTTGTTAATTGGTTGAAATAA
- a CDS encoding TRAP transporter small permease, whose translation MNTYLKIIDNVNNWVKVLVSFLLVILAVLVVLQVTTRFVINVPLSWTEELAKYLMIYIVFLGSGLAMRHNQHIAIDFLFEIVHAANKRRLQKIVLWISGVFSLLLAYYGAHLTYIVIGQSTPTLQYSMAWAYAAIPLGSVLMLCNVIAVLLSPDQDDPEETAGEIL comes from the coding sequence ATGAATACGTATTTAAAAATCATCGACAACGTTAATAATTGGGTAAAAGTGTTGGTTTCATTCTTGTTAGTTATTCTAGCGGTATTGGTTGTATTGCAGGTCACTACTCGTTTTGTCATTAATGTACCACTTAGCTGGACAGAAGAGCTGGCGAAGTATCTGATGATTTATATTGTGTTTTTAGGTTCGGGATTAGCCATGAGACATAATCAGCACATTGCAATTGATTTTTTATTTGAGATTGTTCATGCAGCAAATAAGCGAAGATTACAAAAAATAGTTTTATGGATAAGCGGAGTTTTCAGCCTCTTATTAGCCTATTATGGTGCACATTTAACCTATATCGTTATTGGACAATCAACACCAACTTTACAATATTCCATGGCTTGGGCTTATGCTGCCATCCCATTGGGCTCTGTACTCATGCTTTGCAATGTTATTGCAGTATTGCTGAGTCCAGACCAAGATGATCCGGAAGAAACGGCAGGTGAGATCCTATGA
- a CDS encoding TRAP transporter substrate-binding protein, whose protein sequence is MKSKIILLLLSIVALVLTACNQGTASAEDPTVLRLGHIQSESNAWHKGSVKFAELVAEKTNGTVKVEVYPSSTLGSDRDLVEGMQIGSVDFALVAGVMSNFYKPYSILELPYLFEDLDHLEEFVYGPNGKRLQEDMLEATGVRGLEFWLRGPRELTTNKLVESPEDLKGVKIRVPNIEASVEGWTAMGASPTPMNFGEVYSSLQTGVIDAQENPIAFTASARIHEVQDYLVKTDHVFGYVQLLMSEKTFQGLTETERDAVLEAAKEAREYQNELVFAEEEAALQDMLDEGVEVIEVDQEPFREAVQEVNEKLANKYGRELYDTIKEMRE, encoded by the coding sequence ATGAAATCAAAAATCATTCTTTTACTTTTATCGATTGTCGCTTTGGTGTTAACTGCTTGTAATCAAGGTACAGCTAGTGCAGAAGATCCAACGGTGTTGCGTTTGGGACACATTCAGAGTGAATCAAACGCATGGCATAAAGGTTCTGTTAAATTTGCTGAATTAGTCGCAGAAAAAACAAACGGAACAGTCAAAGTAGAGGTTTATCCAAGCTCTACTTTGGGTTCCGACCGTGATCTTGTAGAAGGAATGCAAATAGGATCAGTGGACTTTGCGTTAGTTGCTGGTGTCATGTCGAATTTTTATAAACCATATTCCATTCTGGAACTGCCGTATTTATTTGAAGATTTAGATCACCTTGAAGAGTTTGTATACGGCCCTAATGGTAAGCGATTGCAGGAAGACATGTTAGAGGCTACAGGAGTCCGTGGTTTGGAATTTTGGTTGCGTGGTCCTCGTGAATTAACGACGAATAAGTTAGTAGAATCTCCAGAGGATCTAAAGGGTGTGAAGATCCGTGTACCCAATATAGAAGCCTCTGTGGAAGGGTGGACAGCTATGGGAGCTAGCCCGACACCAATGAATTTCGGAGAGGTGTACTCGTCACTGCAAACAGGTGTCATTGATGCACAAGAGAATCCGATTGCGTTTACGGCAAGTGCTCGTATCCATGAAGTGCAGGATTATCTGGTGAAGACCGATCATGTATTTGGTTATGTACAGCTATTAATGAGTGAAAAGACCTTTCAAGGTTTAACGGAGACTGAAAGAGATGCTGTATTAGAAGCTGCGAAAGAGGCCAGAGAATACCAAAATGAACTCGTTTTCGCAGAAGAGGAAGCAGCACTTCAGGATATGCTGGACGAAGGTGTGGAAGTGATTGAAGTAGATCAGGAGCCGTTTAGAGAAGCGGTGCAAGAAGTAAATGAAAAGTTAGCAAATAAGTATGGTAGAGAACTTTATGACACCATTAAGGAAATGAGGGAGTGA
- a CDS encoding zinc-dependent alcohol dehydrogenase, whose translation MKAVFVEAAEQISIKDIEVPTLKADEMLIKVAVAGICGSDIHTYKGLHPFRKPPVVIGHEVAGEVVKIGDSVTKFKVGDRVTVEPQIGTGESEGIMTGNVNYSDQRLAPGMGDWLGTMAEYFVSPEAQAVKLPDSVSYDQGVLVEPLAVGVHAAYKADIKPTDRVAILGAGPIGLLTLIAVKAKGVTDVVVTDVLDYSLDVAKDMGASNVINSKDNADWINEAKQTLDKGSFDKVFITAGVPGIINDSLNLLRKGGRVVTVAMFHGQQSVDIEQLQQNEKEVVGCMTYNRPDTEEALEIIAKGDLDVEKVISHKLHYEQAGEGFTMVNKKQDNSVKVLVSFE comes from the coding sequence ATGAAAGCGGTATTTGTAGAGGCTGCAGAACAAATTAGCATCAAGGATATAGAAGTCCCAACATTAAAAGCAGATGAAATGCTTATTAAAGTAGCAGTAGCTGGAATTTGTGGCTCGGACATTCACACGTATAAAGGATTACATCCGTTCCGTAAACCCCCAGTCGTTATTGGACACGAAGTAGCTGGTGAAGTAGTGAAGATTGGCGACTCTGTTACAAAATTCAAAGTCGGGGATCGTGTTACCGTAGAACCACAAATCGGTACAGGTGAGAGTGAAGGTATTATGACAGGCAATGTCAATTATTCTGATCAACGCTTGGCTCCTGGAATGGGGGATTGGTTAGGAACAATGGCTGAGTATTTCGTTTCTCCAGAAGCACAGGCAGTGAAATTGCCTGATTCTGTTAGCTATGACCAAGGAGTATTAGTGGAGCCGTTAGCAGTTGGTGTACACGCTGCTTATAAAGCAGATATCAAACCTACTGATCGTGTAGCTATTTTAGGTGCTGGCCCAATTGGGTTACTTACACTTATCGCAGTAAAGGCAAAAGGCGTAACAGATGTCGTGGTGACAGATGTACTAGATTACTCTTTAGATGTAGCGAAAGATATGGGTGCATCAAACGTTATTAATAGTAAAGACAATGCAGATTGGATTAACGAAGCAAAACAGACATTAGACAAAGGGTCTTTCGACAAAGTATTCATAACGGCAGGTGTTCCTGGAATTATAAATGATTCTTTAAATTTATTAAGAAAAGGTGGACGTGTTGTAACAGTTGCTATGTTCCATGGCCAACAGTCTGTTGATATTGAACAATTGCAACAAAATGAAAAAGAAGTAGTGGGTTGCATGACTTATAATCGTCCAGATACGGAGGAAGCATTAGAGATTATTGCTAAGGGCGACTTAGATGTGGAGAAAGTTATCTCACATAAATTGCATTATGAGCAAGCAGGTGAAGGATTTACAATGGTCAACAAAAAGCAAGACAATTCTGTGAAAGTACTCGTTTCATTTGAATAG
- a CDS encoding GntR family transcriptional regulator, producing MLLKDVAYQKIKAKILEEHYEAGQFLSERTLIDELGMSKTPIKNALVRLESEGFVTVSSKQGIIVNDISIERINDIYSLRIALETFNCQDIYQRISDEQLKELQDIVDATEKAAEEKDVKLFATLDHEFHLAISEFAGNNEITRVLLNYQDHLRRITLRHLKKDPSRVQKFYTEHMEILHALKNRDETCSDLMKRHLLESKMMYFQ from the coding sequence ATGCTATTAAAAGATGTTGCCTACCAAAAAATAAAAGCCAAAATTCTAGAAGAACACTATGAAGCAGGACAATTCTTATCAGAACGTACCTTAATCGATGAATTAGGAATGAGTAAAACGCCGATAAAAAATGCACTTGTACGCTTAGAATCAGAAGGGTTTGTTACGGTTTCTTCTAAACAAGGAATTATTGTAAATGATATTTCTATTGAGAGAATAAATGATATATACAGCTTACGAATTGCTTTGGAGACGTTTAATTGCCAAGATATATACCAAAGAATTTCAGATGAACAATTAAAAGAGTTACAAGATATTGTAGATGCTACCGAAAAAGCAGCAGAAGAAAAAGATGTAAAGCTTTTCGCGACATTAGATCATGAATTTCATTTGGCGATTAGTGAGTTTGCTGGAAATAATGAGATAACAAGAGTGCTATTAAATTATCAAGATCATTTACGACGTATTACGCTACGTCATTTGAAAAAGGACCCTTCAAGGGTACAGAAATTTTACACAGAGCATATGGAAATTCTACATGCATTAAAAAATAGAGATGAAACCTGCTCTGACTTAATGAAACGACATCTATTGGAATCGAAGATGATGTATTTTCAATAA
- a CDS encoding four-carbon acid sugar kinase family protein, with the protein MKRHILGFYGDDFTGSTDAMEALSQYGLKTILFLKVPDQERLNQFQHVDCIGVAGTARAKGFKGMEEEISPVFEFLKKCNPYFVHYKVCSTFDSSPEVGNIGFASDLARKYFADGSYPLLVAAPNLGRYTVFGNHFAKFKDEIYRLDRHPVMAKHPVTPMDEADLVKHLSTQTNQRITNVSVMDLEAKSASEINQQEANNAEVVLYDALNHSHMKKVSEILWEKRKETTQFVIGSSGVEYALGDAMQRHGHIERVEQEAKPNNVNKIFAVSGSVSEVTKQQLDNAEEAGFRLLRIPYELFTDEEKVQPFLLNIAKQVDQHKKVIIYTARGADDPHIARTREHLFKNGVKKQDIGIYIGEKLGRWTKQMLDLVDLQRVIISGGDTSGFVTSNLDIYGLEVIDSIAPGAPLCLAYSERAKFDGLEISLKSGQLGGPAFFEKVYQSGSK; encoded by the coding sequence ATGAAAAGACATATTTTAGGGTTTTATGGTGACGATTTCACTGGATCCACGGATGCAATGGAAGCACTTAGCCAATATGGTTTGAAAACGATTCTTTTTTTGAAAGTTCCTGATCAAGAAAGACTGAACCAATTTCAACATGTGGATTGTATTGGTGTAGCAGGAACAGCTAGGGCAAAGGGATTCAAAGGTATGGAGGAGGAAATTTCTCCAGTGTTTGAATTTCTTAAAAAATGCAATCCATATTTTGTTCATTACAAAGTTTGTTCTACATTCGACTCCTCCCCAGAGGTTGGAAATATAGGATTCGCAAGTGATCTGGCGAGAAAATACTTCGCGGATGGAAGTTATCCATTATTGGTAGCAGCACCTAATTTAGGTAGATACACCGTGTTTGGGAATCATTTTGCCAAGTTTAAAGATGAAATTTATCGATTAGACAGGCACCCCGTTATGGCGAAGCATCCTGTGACTCCTATGGATGAAGCAGATTTAGTGAAACATTTATCAACACAAACGAATCAAAGAATTACTAATGTAAGTGTAATGGATTTAGAAGCGAAGTCAGCGTCAGAAATTAACCAGCAAGAGGCTAATAATGCAGAGGTTGTCCTCTATGACGCATTGAACCATTCACATATGAAGAAAGTATCTGAAATATTGTGGGAAAAACGAAAGGAAACGACTCAATTTGTCATAGGTTCTTCCGGTGTAGAGTATGCACTAGGAGATGCTATGCAACGTCATGGCCACATTGAAAGAGTGGAGCAAGAAGCCAAGCCCAATAACGTAAATAAGATTTTTGCAGTTTCCGGCAGTGTATCTGAGGTTACGAAGCAACAGTTGGACAATGCAGAAGAGGCTGGTTTCCGTTTGTTGCGAATACCGTATGAATTATTTACAGACGAAGAGAAGGTACAACCATTTTTATTAAATATTGCAAAACAAGTGGATCAACATAAAAAAGTGATTATTTACACAGCCAGAGGCGCAGATGATCCACATATTGCAAGGACTAGGGAGCATTTGTTCAAAAATGGTGTAAAGAAACAAGATATTGGTATTTATATTGGGGAGAAACTAGGGCGATGGACAAAGCAAATGCTTGATTTAGTGGATCTGCAACGAGTAATCATTTCTGGTGGCGATACTTCTGGGTTTGTGACATCAAATCTTGACATTTATGGCTTAGAAGTGATCGATTCTATTGCGCCGGGAGCACCTTTATGTTTAGCATATTCAGAGAGAGCTAAATTTGATGGACTGGAAATTTCGTTAAAGAGTGGTCAGCTAGGTGGTCCAGCGTTTTTTGAAAAGGTCTATCAATCTGGCTCTAAATAA
- a CDS encoding pyridoxamine 5'-phosphate oxidase family protein, translating to MSKEKAIKAIKDVLDISKVGVLSTIHDNLPNSRYMMFYNDEEVLYTKTSKDSLKVDEIESNPHVHILLGYEETKNHSFVEFAGRAEIVEDQETIDWIWENQDKTYFKSKDDPELIVLKMTPNEIKLLNDDELDTPKTVDFK from the coding sequence ATGAGTAAAGAAAAAGCAATCAAAGCCATCAAAGATGTGCTGGATATTTCGAAAGTAGGCGTGCTGTCCACCATTCATGATAACCTTCCAAACAGTCGTTATATGATGTTTTATAATGATGAAGAGGTGTTATACACGAAGACAAGTAAAGATTCTCTCAAAGTGGATGAAATCGAAAGCAATCCACATGTGCATATTTTGTTAGGCTACGAAGAAACGAAAAATCACAGTTTTGTGGAATTTGCCGGAAGAGCTGAAATAGTAGAGGACCAAGAAACAATTGACTGGATCTGGGAAAATCAAGATAAGACCTATTTCAAATCGAAAGACGATCCGGAACTAATCGTATTGAAGATGACACCGAATGAAATCAAATTATTAAATGATGATGAGCTGGATACGCCAAAAACAGTAGACTTTAAGTAA
- a CDS encoding alpha/beta hydrolase: MKKWLKRMLILLALFVITGLAFFYYWSQQTYSPSETLDELVDTTSLQYDEDWLLFEPTSKEARKGIIIYPGAKVEPEAYSYYGQTISNEGYFVAIPKIRLNFPILETNKAADLVAQYPAIDNWFIGGHSLGGVAAAKFADENPDIITGIFFLGSYPANSNDFSDTSVPMLSIYAENDGLTTIEKINETQDLLSKEAKLVEIEGGNHAQFGIYGPQKGDEQASISVSEQQDIISEVLLSWLDDH, encoded by the coding sequence ATGAAAAAATGGTTGAAAAGAATGTTAATTTTACTTGCCTTATTCGTTATTACAGGTTTGGCATTTTTTTATTATTGGTCCCAGCAAACCTATTCACCTTCTGAGACACTTGATGAACTTGTAGACACCACTTCCTTGCAATATGATGAAGATTGGCTGCTTTTTGAACCCACCTCTAAGGAAGCAAGAAAAGGGATCATAATATACCCTGGTGCCAAGGTAGAGCCGGAAGCATACAGTTACTATGGACAAACAATATCTAATGAGGGCTATTTCGTTGCTATACCTAAAATACGACTCAATTTCCCGATTCTAGAAACAAATAAAGCGGCGGATTTAGTCGCACAATACCCGGCCATTGATAATTGGTTTATTGGTGGCCATTCATTGGGTGGGGTTGCAGCGGCGAAGTTTGCAGATGAAAATCCTGATATCATTACTGGTATCTTTTTTCTCGGATCGTATCCTGCAAATAGTAATGATTTCTCAGATACATCAGTACCAATGTTATCTATTTATGCAGAAAACGATGGCTTAACCACTATAGAAAAAATCAATGAAACACAGGATTTATTATCGAAGGAAGCGAAACTGGTTGAGATAGAGGGTGGTAATCATGCTCAATTTGGCATTTATGGTCCCCAAAAAGGGGATGAGCAAGCCTCTATTTCAGTGTCCGAGCAGCAAGATATCATATCCGAAGTACTATTAAGCTGGTTAGATGACCACTAA
- a CDS encoding globin-coupled sensor protein produces MSIFTKKQKTTTLLAAAEKERPHVKIDIQKDTQLLEQMEIIELTLEDLAVARTLQPLIQEHIADIYNPIYYHRSEGIRKVVDMTAIGIDLEGCQNYVISFFDGIINDAFAEKRYRISSYYLKVGVEVRWYICTNQIMANHIFDILKEVYKEDLESYSLATKVVSKVLNLELQLCLSALQELQQEAAADKENQAKQGVKHSIGSITEELAGMSEEVGASVEDAVDRSGSIQHDLSEGLASSNATQETAETGRKQLDQVMAETDSLTSSVNEIKTRFSSLEANSREIGDIVAVITEIAEQTNLLALNAAIEAARAGEHGKGFSVVASEVRKLAEQTKASSSNITTMIHSTTDHIADLVGRINEINAKSLSVNEYVQETIQNFEDILASSLTNKEQNERNNQEMLNFIQILQEIGEVGSKVAELADELNQTMQGY; encoded by the coding sequence ATGAGTATTTTTACCAAAAAGCAAAAAACAACCACATTATTAGCAGCAGCAGAAAAAGAGAGACCACATGTAAAGATAGACATACAAAAGGATACTCAATTGCTCGAACAAATGGAAATTATTGAGTTAACACTTGAGGATCTAGCTGTGGCAAGAACGCTTCAGCCACTGATTCAGGAGCATATCGCGGACATCTATAACCCGATTTATTACCATCGCTCGGAAGGAATCCGAAAAGTAGTCGATATGACAGCAATCGGCATTGATTTAGAAGGCTGCCAAAACTATGTGATCAGTTTTTTCGATGGTATTATTAATGATGCATTTGCTGAGAAACGTTATCGAATCAGCAGCTATTATTTAAAAGTTGGCGTGGAAGTCAGATGGTATATCTGTACGAATCAAATTATGGCCAATCATATTTTTGATATTTTAAAAGAGGTATATAAGGAAGATTTAGAAAGTTATTCCCTCGCAACGAAAGTAGTAAGTAAAGTTCTCAATTTGGAATTACAGCTATGTCTATCTGCCTTGCAGGAACTGCAGCAAGAAGCTGCTGCTGATAAGGAAAATCAGGCGAAGCAAGGTGTCAAACACTCGATTGGCTCCATTACTGAAGAATTAGCAGGGATGTCCGAAGAAGTCGGTGCCTCTGTTGAGGATGCTGTTGACCGCTCGGGCAGTATTCAGCATGATTTAAGCGAAGGCCTGGCCTCGTCCAATGCGACACAGGAAACCGCGGAAACCGGTAGAAAACAGCTTGATCAGGTCATGGCAGAAACGGATTCACTAACTTCTAGTGTCAACGAGATCAAAACAAGGTTCAGTTCCTTAGAAGCGAACTCCAGAGAAATAGGTGACATCGTGGCCGTCATTACCGAAATTGCGGAACAAACCAACCTTTTAGCACTAAATGCAGCGATTGAAGCAGCAAGAGCTGGCGAACACGGTAAAGGTTTCTCTGTAGTAGCTTCTGAAGTACGAAAGCTCGCGGAACAAACCAAAGCATCATCCAGCAATATTACGACTATGATCCATTCGACGACCGATCATATTGCAGATCTCGTTGGACGAATCAATGAGATCAACGCTAAGTCACTGAGTGTAAATGAATATGTACAAGAAACGATTCAAAACTTTGAAGATATTCTCGCATCGAGCTTAACCAATAAAGAGCAAAACGAACGCAACAACCAGGAAATGCTGAACTTCATTCAAATCCTCCAGGAAATTGGAGAAGTTGGCTCAAAGGTTGCAGAATTAGCGGATGAATTGAATCAGACGATGCAGGGATACTAA
- a CDS encoding SDR family NAD(P)-dependent oxidoreductase, which translates to MGRVEGKVALVTGGASGIGLSSARLLAKEGARVVIGDYNVEGAKAAAKEIEENGGSASAIFLDASQQASIKEAVEFTVKTYGKINVLFNNVGLTNLQKDLDVVHIDLEEWDRLMDVNLKSVLLGSRYAIPYMKEAGGGSIINTASMAGFASDAIRSAYGATKAAVVNLTSYISTQYGKDHIRCNAVAPGLILTPAAEKNLPQEVQDIFLKFNALPYNGEPDDIGYTVLFLASDESKYITGQTIKVEGGHYIANPSIADFNQYMQQGE; encoded by the coding sequence ATGGGAAGAGTAGAAGGTAAAGTAGCATTAGTAACCGGCGGAGCATCCGGAATAGGTTTGTCGAGTGCACGTCTTTTGGCAAAAGAAGGGGCAAGAGTTGTCATCGGTGATTACAATGTGGAGGGGGCCAAGGCTGCTGCGAAGGAAATCGAAGAAAACGGTGGCAGTGCATCCGCTATTTTTCTCGATGCTTCTCAGCAAGCATCTATTAAAGAAGCGGTAGAGTTTACCGTTAAGACCTATGGAAAAATAAACGTGCTGTTTAACAATGTTGGATTAACAAACTTACAAAAAGACCTGGATGTCGTCCACATCGATTTAGAGGAATGGGACCGTCTGATGGATGTGAATCTAAAAAGTGTTTTATTAGGAAGCCGCTATGCTATTCCTTACATGAAAGAGGCTGGCGGAGGTTCGATTATTAATACGGCCTCGATGGCTGGTTTTGCATCAGATGCGATTCGTTCCGCATATGGTGCAACGAAAGCGGCAGTTGTCAATTTAACATCGTATATCTCGACTCAATATGGTAAAGACCACATTCGTTGTAATGCAGTAGCTCCGGGGTTAATTTTGACACCTGCTGCTGAGAAGAACCTGCCACAGGAAGTACAGGATATTTTTCTGAAATTCAACGCGCTTCCGTATAATGGAGAGCCAGATGATATTGGTTATACGGTCTTGTTTTTAGCTTCAGATGAGTCGAAATACATTACGGGACAAACGATAAAAGTAGAAGGTGGCCACTATATCGCGAATCCGTCTATTGCGGATTTTAATCAATATATGCAGCAGGGGGAATAG